Proteins found in one Quercus robur chromosome 2, dhQueRobu3.1, whole genome shotgun sequence genomic segment:
- the LOC126706648 gene encoding probable carboxylesterase 17 translates to MRTKNMATISLDPRFNLQVGKNQHQHGGVVEEIDGLIRVYMDGHVERPSIVPIVPCTMSLERGVTANDVVIDKCTSLWARIYVPSCFGKLPFLVYFHGGGFCVGSAAWSCYNEFLSNLASKANCVIISVNYRLAPENRLPAAYEDGFNTLMWVKQQALNGSTEHRWWLRHCNLTSMFLAGDSAGANIAYNVATRLGSSGTSDFTIIRPLYLKGTILIQPFFGGEARTWSEKHTNQPANSALSILVSDTYWHLSLPIGSNRDNPWCNPLANGMAKLRDFRLPNIMVCVSETDILKDRNLEFCTALTNAGKRVETVMYKGVGHSFQILHNSQLSQPRTQEMMSHIKAFINE, encoded by the coding sequence ATGAGAACCAAAAACATGGCTACCATTTCCCTTGATCCAAGGTTTAATCTCCAAGTTGGCAAGAACCAGCACCAACATGGAGGAGTTGTTGAAGAGATTGACGGTCTTATAAGAGTTTACATGGATGGACATGTTGAGAGGCCTTCAATTGTCCCTATTGTCCCCTGCACCATGTCATTAGAGCGTGGTGTGACGGCAAATGATGTTGTAATCGATAAATGCACTAGCTTATGGGCACGTATATATGTCCCAAGCTGTTTTGGCAAGCTTCCatttcttgtttattttcatGGAGGTGGATTTTGTGTAGGTTCTGCTGCTTGGAGCTGTTACAATGAGTTCCTGTCCAATCTTGCTTCCAAAGCAAATTGTGTGATCATCTCTGTAAATTATCGTTTAGCCCCCGAGAACCGTCTCCCTGCTGCATATGAAGATGGTTTCAACACACTTATGTGGGTGAAACAACAAGCTCTAAATGGTTCAACTGAGCACAGATGGTGGTTGAGGCATTGCAATCTCACTAGCATGTTCCTAGCGGGTGACAGTGCAGGGGCCAATATAGCTTACAATGTGGCCACACGACTAGGGTCAAGTGGCACATCTGATTTCACCATCATAAGGCCATTGTATCTCAAAGGTACCATCTTGATCCAACCTTTCTTTGGAGGAGAGGCACGAACTTGGTCAGAAAAGCATACCAATCAACCGGCTAATTCAGCACTATCCATATTGGTTTCTGATACATATTGGCATTTATCACTACCTATTGGGTCTAACCGTGACAATCCATGGTGTAACCCTCTAGCAAACGGCATGGCCAAGTTGAGGGACTTTAGGCTTCCAAACATAATGGTATGTGTATCGGAGACGGACATATTGAAGGATAGGAACTTGGAGTTTTGCACAGCCTTGACTAACGCAGGGAAGAGGGTGGAAACAGTGATGTACAAAGGCGTAGGGCATTCATTCCAAATTCTGCATAACTCTCAGCTCTCTCAACCTCGAACCCAAGAAATGATGTCCCATATCAAGGCTTTCATTAACGAATAA